A single genomic interval of Streptomyces showdoensis harbors:
- a CDS encoding TerD family protein codes for MTAELVRGQNHPLPHTRLEIRVSAGHPVLAAATLVDEGGRVPGSGAVAHPGAAALPGIEVPRQAATQHRLAVDLEAVEAAVHRVCVLLALPVGVEGPARFGVAAAPVVTVTAPDGTGIADYTITGLDRESALVALELYRRQGAWKVRAVGQGYEGGLAALLADQGLERPAELAASILEAVAQGLARSVAAPPPRVPDTDRVRQPAPATPATPAAPGGPVDYTHPRRRPAPDAAPPRPEQPPAPPAHPLPVAGDATGWSMDERLYNQVWGMFEDLARTAAAYRSACQFAESRLDQELDRALSDPRSRIGGAGDAARAAAKAKHDELTARAQEALDRDLAQLTAESEVVEPALPAAYARWDSPVWQAYRVPMEAPMAVRLGDLHLPERTGLRIPFLARLPLARGLWVDAGCGHSEAAALLDETELRRLALETAVALVARLVAVYPADGFRVRVIDPAGSGAGAFAPLVQAGVLAGPPAAGAAGVSATLAQLTERVDLLQMAVRAGAAEDLPPGVDTAEHLLVVHDFPHGFDDRAVNQLRYLADEGPEVGLHLLMVADRADAAAYGPVLDPLWRSLTRLTPVPDDHLADPWVGHAWTYEPPTVPRGSDVLRQVLSQVADARRQWGP; via the coding sequence ATGACCGCCGAGCTGGTCCGGGGGCAGAACCACCCCCTGCCCCACACCCGCCTGGAGATCCGGGTCTCGGCCGGTCATCCGGTCCTCGCCGCGGCCACCCTGGTCGACGAGGGGGGACGCGTCCCGGGTTCCGGGGCCGTCGCCCACCCCGGGGCCGCCGCGCTGCCCGGCATCGAGGTGCCCCGGCAGGCCGCGACCCAGCACCGGCTCGCCGTCGACCTGGAGGCCGTCGAGGCCGCCGTCCACCGCGTCTGCGTCCTGCTCGCCCTGCCCGTCGGGGTGGAGGGGCCGGCCCGCTTCGGGGTCGCCGCGGCCCCCGTCGTCACCGTCACGGCACCCGACGGCACCGGCATCGCCGACTACACCATCACCGGCCTCGACCGGGAGTCCGCGCTCGTCGCCCTGGAGCTCTACCGCCGCCAGGGCGCCTGGAAGGTCCGGGCCGTCGGCCAGGGGTACGAGGGCGGGCTCGCCGCGCTCCTCGCCGACCAGGGCCTGGAGCGCCCCGCGGAGCTCGCCGCCTCGATCCTGGAGGCCGTCGCCCAGGGTCTGGCCCGCTCGGTCGCCGCTCCGCCCCCGCGCGTCCCCGACACCGACCGGGTCCGGCAGCCGGCCCCGGCCACTCCCGCGACCCCCGCGGCCCCCGGCGGGCCCGTCGACTACACGCACCCGCGCCGCCGCCCCGCCCCCGACGCCGCGCCGCCGCGGCCCGAGCAGCCCCCGGCCCCGCCCGCCCACCCGCTCCCCGTCGCGGGCGACGCCACCGGCTGGTCCATGGACGAGCGCCTCTACAACCAGGTCTGGGGCATGTTCGAGGACCTGGCCCGCACCGCCGCCGCCTACCGCAGCGCGTGCCAGTTCGCCGAGTCCCGCCTCGACCAGGAGCTCGACCGGGCGCTGTCCGACCCGCGCAGCCGGATCGGCGGCGCCGGGGACGCCGCCCGGGCCGCGGCCAAGGCGAAGCACGACGAGCTCACCGCCCGCGCCCAGGAGGCCCTCGACCGCGACCTCGCGCAGCTCACCGCCGAGTCCGAGGTCGTCGAGCCCGCACTGCCCGCCGCCTACGCCCGCTGGGACAGCCCGGTCTGGCAGGCCTACCGGGTCCCGATGGAGGCCCCGATGGCCGTCCGCCTGGGCGACCTCCACCTCCCCGAGCGCACCGGGCTGCGCATCCCGTTCCTGGCCCGGCTCCCGCTGGCCCGCGGACTCTGGGTGGACGCCGGGTGCGGCCACTCCGAGGCGGCCGCCCTGCTGGACGAGACCGAGCTGCGCCGGCTCGCCCTGGAGACGGCCGTCGCGCTGGTGGCCCGGCTGGTCGCGGTGTATCCGGCGGACGGCTTCCGGGTGCGGGTGATCGACCCGGCCGGGTCCGGCGCGGGCGCGTTCGCCCCGCTGGTCCAGGCCGGGGTGCTCGCCGGCCCGCCCGCGGCCGGGGCCGCCGGGGTCTCGGCCACCCTCGCCCAGCTCACCGAGCGGGTCGACCTGCTGCAGATGGCGGTCCGCGCGGGTGCCGCCGAGGACCTGCCGCCCGGCGTCGACACCGCCGAGCACCTCCTCGTCGTGCACGACTTCCCGCACGGCTTCGACGACCGGGCGGTCAACCAGCTGCGCTATCTCGCCGACGAGGGCCCGGAGGTCGGGCTGCACCTGCTGATGGTCGCGGACCGGGCGGACGCCGCCGCGTACGGACCGGTGCTCGATCCGCTGTGGCGCTCGCTCACGCGGCTCACCCCGGTGCCCGACGACCACCTCGCCGACCCCTGGGTCGGCCACGCCTGGACCTACGAGCCGCCGACGGTCCCCCGGGGCAGCGACGTGCTGCGGCAGGTGCTTTCCCAGGTAGCCGATGCCCGACGGCAGTGGGGCCCCTGA
- a CDS encoding TerC family protein, whose translation MTLWVLTILGLGALIAVDFFIGRKPHDVSVKEAGIWTIVWIALAVLFGIGLLIWGNSQASGEFFAGFITEKSLSVDNLFVFVLIMAKFSVPSHLQQRVLLVGVLIALVLRAIFIAAGAAIITSFSWVFYIFGAFLIYTAWKLIQEARSDEDEDEFEENRLLKSIEKKFGVADRYHGTKLFIRNNGKRIMTPLMVVMLAIGTTDVLFALDSIPAIFGLTQDPYIVFTANAFALMGLRQLYFLIGGLLKKLVHLSYGLSVILGFIGVKLVLHALHESGVHVPEISIPFSLSVICGVLIITTITSLIASKKQEQREAAEAAKAPAVDAGETEKDSVDA comes from the coding sequence ATGACCCTGTGGGTACTGACCATTCTCGGTCTGGGTGCCCTGATCGCAGTCGACTTCTTCATCGGGCGCAAGCCCCATGACGTGTCGGTGAAGGAAGCCGGAATCTGGACGATCGTCTGGATCGCCCTCGCGGTGCTGTTCGGCATCGGCCTGCTCATCTGGGGCAACAGCCAGGCGTCGGGCGAGTTCTTCGCCGGCTTCATCACCGAGAAGTCCCTCAGCGTGGACAACCTGTTCGTCTTCGTCCTGATCATGGCGAAGTTCTCGGTGCCCTCCCACCTCCAGCAGCGCGTGCTGCTGGTGGGCGTGCTGATCGCCCTGGTGCTCCGCGCGATCTTCATCGCCGCCGGTGCCGCGATCATCACGAGCTTCTCGTGGGTCTTCTACATCTTCGGCGCGTTCCTCATCTACACCGCCTGGAAGCTGATCCAGGAGGCGCGCTCCGACGAGGACGAGGACGAGTTCGAGGAGAACCGTCTCCTCAAGTCCATCGAGAAGAAGTTCGGCGTCGCCGACCGCTACCACGGCACCAAGCTCTTCATCCGCAACAACGGCAAGCGGATCATGACCCCGCTGATGGTCGTCATGCTGGCGATCGGCACCACCGACGTGCTGTTCGCCCTCGACTCCATCCCGGCGATCTTCGGCCTCACGCAGGACCCGTACATCGTCTTCACCGCCAACGCCTTCGCCCTCATGGGTCTGCGCCAGCTGTACTTCCTGATCGGCGGCCTGCTCAAGAAGCTGGTCCACCTCAGCTACGGCCTGTCGGTGATCCTGGGCTTCATCGGTGTGAAGCTGGTGCTGCACGCGCTGCACGAGTCCGGGGTGCACGTCCCGGAGATCTCCATCCCGTTCTCGCTCTCCGTCATCTGCGGCGTCCTGATCATCACCACGATCACCAGCCTCATCGCCTCCAAGAAGCAGGAGCAGCGTGAGGCGGCCGAGGCCGCGAAGGCCCCGGCGGTCGACGCCGGCGAGACCGAGAAGGACAGCGTCGACGCCTGA
- a CDS encoding MFS transporter, with the protein MGRLAAASLVGTAIEFFDFFVYGTAAALVLGPLFFPHFSPLAGTLAAFGTFAAGFVARPLGSVLFGHVGDRYGRRPVLFASLVLTGCATVAVGCVPTYESIGIAAPALLLVLRFLQGLGLGGEWGGAVLLTAEHAPERRRALWASFPQIGPSVGFVLANGVMLALTAGLSDADFRSWGWRVPFWAAGLLAAAGLGLRSSLAETPQFEELAASGRRAEAPLAEVFRGHWRLVLLTAGALAVGYAVFYAVSTWALAYGTERLGVSSTVMLVCVMAAVAIMGAVTPFAAMLGDRFGRRTLCLAGCAASALWMFPMVALLHTARPPLMFLGFLGSMLAFITMFSVVAAYLPELYEPRVRCTGAAVGYNLAGVLGGALTPIVATTVSEGGEGPPWGVAAYLTVVALVSLGCFALLPETLPSRAVAPEPAPEPV; encoded by the coding sequence ATGGGGCGGCTCGCCGCCGCCTCCCTCGTCGGCACCGCCATCGAGTTCTTCGACTTCTTCGTCTACGGGACGGCCGCCGCGCTCGTCCTCGGCCCGCTCTTCTTCCCGCACTTCTCGCCCCTCGCGGGCACCCTGGCGGCCTTCGGCACCTTCGCGGCCGGCTTCGTCGCCCGGCCGCTCGGCTCGGTCCTCTTCGGGCACGTCGGCGACCGCTACGGGCGGCGGCCGGTGCTCTTCGCCTCGCTGGTGCTCACCGGCTGCGCCACGGTCGCGGTCGGCTGCGTCCCCACGTACGAGAGCATCGGCATCGCCGCCCCGGCGCTGCTGCTCGTCCTGCGCTTCCTCCAGGGGCTCGGTCTCGGCGGGGAGTGGGGCGGGGCGGTGCTGCTGACCGCCGAGCACGCCCCGGAGCGGCGGCGGGCGCTGTGGGCGAGCTTCCCGCAGATCGGGCCCTCGGTCGGCTTCGTGCTCGCGAACGGGGTGATGCTGGCGCTGACCGCGGGACTGAGCGACGCGGACTTCCGCTCCTGGGGCTGGCGGGTGCCGTTCTGGGCCGCCGGACTGCTCGCCGCGGCCGGTCTCGGGCTGCGCTCCTCGCTCGCCGAGACGCCCCAGTTCGAGGAGCTGGCCGCCTCGGGGCGGCGGGCGGAGGCACCGCTGGCCGAGGTGTTCCGCGGGCACTGGCGGCTCGTGCTCCTGACGGCGGGCGCACTGGCCGTCGGGTACGCGGTCTTCTACGCGGTCTCCACCTGGGCGCTGGCCTACGGCACCGAGCGGCTGGGCGTGTCCAGCACGGTGATGCTGGTCTGCGTGATGGCGGCGGTGGCGATCATGGGGGCGGTGACCCCCTTCGCGGCGATGCTCGGGGACCGCTTCGGGCGCCGGACGCTGTGCCTGGCGGGCTGCGCGGCCTCGGCGCTGTGGATGTTCCCGATGGTGGCGCTGCTGCACACCGCGCGGCCGCCGCTCATGTTCCTGGGCTTCCTCGGCTCGATGCTGGCGTTCATCACGATGTTCTCGGTGGTCGCCGCCTATCTGCCCGAGCTGTACGAGCCGCGGGTCCGCTGCACCGGCGCGGCCGTCGGCTACAACCTCGCCGGCGTGCTCGGCGGGGCGCTCACCCCGATCGTGGCCACGACGGTCTCCGAGGGCGGCGAGGGGCCGCCGTGGGGCGTGGCCGCCTATCTGACGGTGGTGGCGCTGGTGAGCCTGGGCTGCTTCGCGCTGCTCCCGGAGACCCTGCCGTCCCGGGCGGTGGCACCGGAGCCCGCCCCGGAGCCCGTCTAG